The DNA sequence CCCCCTCTCGCAACACATGCTTTAATCGTTTCGCAACTTTTTTCAATAATTCGTCACCAATAGTGTGACCATGACTGTCATTAACTGCTTTAAATCCATCTAAATCAATAAACGCGACTGCCACATATTTGTCATTACGCAAGCTTTTTGCCACGGCCTGTTGAATTCTGTCGGCTAATAAAATCCGGTTAGGTAATCCTGTTAACGGGTCATAATGTGCTGATAGTTTTAGTGCCGAGTTCGCATTCGCTAAATCAAGATTACTTTTTTCTAATTTTCTCTGATTGGCTTTCTGCTCACTGATATCTTGAAAAATCCCCGTTAGGCGAACAGCTACTCCGTCTTCCTGAGTAACAATACATGTCGTTCTTACATCTATTTTTCTACCTTTAGTGGTATAGGTTTGTAACTCAAGGTCATAACCTATTCCATTATTGATTGCCTCATCCAAAGCCTTAGAAATAATCTTTTGCGAGTCAGGCAAAAAATAACCGATACCAGCATCGACCGTAGGATTAAACTCCTCTGGAGACGTTTCATGTATTCGGTAAGTTTCATCGGTCCAAAACAAATCACCTGTTTTTAAATCTAATTTCCATCCTCCCAAGCGCCCTATTTGCTGTGATTCATTCAGCAACTGACTGGTTACAATCATCAACTCTTCGTTATTTTTTCGTTCATTAATATCTAAGTGCGTACCGATCATGCGCTTTGGCTTACCTTGCTCATCCCTTTCGACTAATTTCCCCGAAGCCAGCACCCACACATAGTGCCCCGATTTATGCTTCATTCGAGCTTCAAGCTCATAAAAATCGATTTCACCGTTAAAATGTTGTGCTAGTAGACTTTTAGCTTTTACTAAATCATCGGGGTGAAGGTTACTAGCCCAAGAGTCAAATTGAATAGGTTGTAATTCATCAAAGGTATAACCAATAATTTCTGCCCAGCGTTTATTGAATGTTAACTCCCCGGTTTGAACCTGCCAATCCCATATACCCACACCGGTAGCATTAATAACAAGCTCTAACCGTGCGTTATTATCATCTTGTTGATTATTAATCTGTGGCGTTTTATTACTCAAGTGCTTTTCCTAATATGAATTAATATTCATGTTCTTTGTTAATATTGAATAGGGCTTGATCTCTAAGGGCAGACAAAAAAATGGCTGATTTAGCTCAAAAACTGGGTTACAGGTAGAGTACAGAAAATTTTTACTTAAACCTAAAATATGTTTTACCTTACATTACTTTTTTTATCTCAACGAGGGAGCGACGTCATACATTTCTCGTTTATTATTAAACTGTCAGCACACAATTCAAAATATGAGCCTTTCGCTGTGGTGCGGAGCAGATCGATGGTTGCTCTTTTTTATTATGGTGTTGGAGGTGTCTTTATTCAAACCGAAAGGCTAAACAGTCAATCTTTTTATTGAGATTCCATATTAATCAAAAATGTATATTATCGCCAAATATGATCGTGTATTTGTGCTGTTACACAATAGAAAAATATTTTTATCTGGTGAATTAGATACCTTTGCTATTCGGGTGACTCTCATGAGCGATGAGCTGCAAGCGAAAGATGAGAGCGATGAGAGCGATGAGATGGGAGCTGTAGGAAAGAATGTAAAAGGAAGTAATGAACTTAAACTGCGTTAAGCTCACTACCAATTAACGCGCTAACAGATTATTTAAACACTCTCTGACGCACTTTTTCTAGTTGTTCAAGTATCTTATCAAGGCGATCAGGGTGAACCATAAACTCTTGGAATCCTTTCATACCAGCTTTAGCCATCGCAGGATCAGTATCACGATCATAGAATTGTGCGGTGCCCGCTGCTTCATTCAACATTTTCACGCCGGTGTTTAAGAACTCATTATCTTTAACAGCCGCTTTATTGTTGGTTGGAATCTGCAACATTTTTTTGTTGATAAGTTCCTGATTTTCTGCACGTGCAACAAACTCAAGGAACTTACGTGCATCAACTTTATTGGTCGCTTTAGAAGGAATATGTATTGTATCCATGGGTGCATCTTCCGCCATTGGAATCGCTGGATCAATAGATGGGAACTGGAAGAAGCCCATTTTACCGTCAAGCTCTTCCGGGAAGCTTGGAGTAATAAAGTTACCAATCAAGTACATAGCGGCTTGACCGTTATACAAAAATGGTTGTGCTTCCTGCCAAGAATAAGCGGCGTGGTTTTCCAGGTAATAACCCGGCTCTACTATCTCTTTCCAATTTTCAAAGGTTTTTTTAACCCGCGGATCGGTATAAGCAATTTTACCTTCCATTAATTTAATGTGGAAATCTAGACCATTTGTACGCAAGTTAAGGTAATCGAACCAACCCGCGGCCGTCCATAGGAATTTAGTGCCGATAGTGAAGGGTGCGATTTCATTTTTCTTCAGTGTTGCCGCAGCTGATTTAAACTCGTCCCATGTTTTAGGCTCCGCAATATCATACTTTTGGAAGATATCTTTACGGTAGTACATACCCCATTGATAATAAGTATATGGCACACCATATTGTTTACCGTCAACGGTCATCGCAGCAGCGGCAGAGGTAAAATCAGCCTGAAGGTCATTCTTTTCCCAGATATCACTGACATCTTCAAAAAGGCCACGATCAACGAAGGTTTTCATTCGATTACCCGCATACCAGAAAACCACATCGGGTGGTGAAGTGACCAACCAGTTACGGATAGTTGTTTTATAGGATTCATGGTCATAGAGATTATACTTAACCGTTATGTCCGGATTTTCAACTTCGAAACGGCTGATGATCTCACCCCATGCTTCTTTTGGAGCAGGGTCAGAGGCATCAGAGTTAATCACAAGCGTACTTGCATAAGCCGATGTAGCGAGGGTTGCGGTAAGTATTGCCGATGCAGCAATATGTTTTACATATTTCATATTGAGGTCCTTGTTGGCGAGCAAAATGCTCGTTGTTGTTTGATGAAAATAAGCGGGTTAGCTTATTCTCAACATGTTATGAATATTCATACCTTGCGGTATGTGCGTCACTATTTTGCCAGCCGAGAAAACAAACTGGCATGCATAGTTATCCTTTTGTCGCACCTAAGGTTAAATCTGTTATAAAATGGCGTTACATGGTTATCCTTTTGTCGCACCTAAGGTTAAATCTGTTATAAAATGGCGTTACATGGTTATCCTTTTGTCGCACCTAAGGTTAAATCTGTTATAAAATGGCGTTACATGGTTATCCTTTTGTCGCACCTAAGGTTAAACCGGTTATAAAATGGCGTTGCATGGTAAAGAACAGGAGCACGGGCGGAACCGCGGCAACAACAGCACCGGCAGACATAAACTGCCATGATGATAACCACTGTCCCTGCAGTGAACTTAACCCGGCGGTAACCGGACGGACTTCATCACTCTGCACTAAGACTAAGGCCCAGAAGAAATCATTCCAAATAAAGGTAAATACCAGTACGGCAAGTGCCGCTAATGCGGGACGCACCAGGGGTAATACAATGTGCCAGAATATTTTCCATTCACTGACCCCTTCAACCCGCGCAGCTTCAATCAATGCATCTGGAATACCAACAATAAAGTTGCGCATAAACAGCGTACAGAAACCGGCTTGGAACGCGATATGGAAAAAAATAAGTGCCCAATGCGTATCGTAAAGCCCTAAGTCGATGGTCAAATCACGCACTGGAATCATCAGAATCTGAAAAGGTACAAAGTTACCTCCGATAAAGGCGGCAAAGATCCAAACATTGCCTTTAAAGTTATACTTCGCCAGTGCAAAACCGGCTAATGTCGACAGTGCAACGGCACCGGCAACCGCAGGTAAGGTAATAAGCAAACTGTTAAGCAGATACTGTCCCATCGAAGTGGATACAAATACCTCGGTATAGTTTTCAATAAAGTTAAACGACTCCGGCCAACCCCAGTAATTACCTTTATTAATATCTTCTATCGAACGAATAGACGTTATCATTACGGCAATTAACGGCAGTAACCACAGTACAATCGAAATAGGCAGGGCAACGCGGTAGCTTATATTGGCAAAGCGGCCTGATTTTTTTATTGGTTTGGGAAACATTATTTTTCTCTCCTTAGCATACGCCATAAGAAATATGCGATATAAACATCCATGATTAAGAACAGCACGACGGATACCGCAGCACCGTAACCCATGCGATAGTTAAAGATAGATTCTTCATACATTTGATAGGCAAGCACTGACGAACTACCCCATGGGCCGCCCGCAGTCATCGTTGCCACAAGGTCAAATGAACGTAAAGCACCAATAATAGTCACCACAATCGCAATAAAGGTTGCGGGTCTTAGTTGGGGCAGCACTACATACCAGAGCATTTTTAATCTTTTAGCGCCATCTAAACGTGCGGCTTCTAATTGTTCTGCATCAAGATTATTAAGCCCGGTCATATAAAGAATCATGCAGTACGCTATCTGCGGCCAAAGACCCGCAGCAATGATCCCGAAAGTGACATAATCCTCGTTCGCCAGAATGGCTACTGGCTCAAAACCCAATGCGCCTATGGCAATATTAAACAGGCCAAAACTAGGGTCATAAAACCATGCAAACACTAAACCGACCACCACTTGGGAGATAACAAAAGGAAAGAAAAACAGGGATTTTACAATCCGAATGCCCTTAACTTGTTGATTTAGGAAAAGTGCAATTAGCAGACCAAGGGGCGGCGCAAGCATATAGAAAATTAACCATAATAAGTTATTTTTCAAAGAGGTATAAAAAGCGTCCGAATCAAATAGTTCAACATAGTTGCCAAAACCGACCCAGGTTTTTTCTCCCATACCATCCCAGTTGTAAAAGCTTAACGAGATACTGGATAAGATGGGATATAACACATAAACAGAAAAAATTATCATTGCCGGGGCTAAAAACAGCCATGGAGATAATTTCGCACTAATTCGCCTTTTTTTTCTAACCGAAGGCAATCGGCTTTTTGGGTACGTTGTTTTCACTGAACACTCCACCTTTCCGAGTTTCGAGACTTGCACAATTATCATCATCTTTGTGATCAATATTTACATAGAAATCAAGTTCAATTTTTATGAAAGCTCACAACAAACACGATGGATTAAAGATAGTAAAACCTAATCAAACCTTTACACCAGTACATGATGTTTCTGAAAACATGGCTGTAAAGGCAGTGCAATCAATATAAAGCAATTGGATATGGCATTAATACTGGCTAGGTATGATTTCGCAAACAATGTCACAAAATGACTCCTAAACATTCCATAAACATGATATAGATCAACAAATGAATATTATTGACTAACAAATTTTAACAAAAAGCATATCTTGAGAACCACATTAGATACCAGTATATAAATTATCCATAAAAAGGAGCTTGTAATGGAAGACATTACACTTAAGAAGGTCATTAAACGTTTTGACGATGTGCAAACTATCCATGGTATTGATTTAGAAATAAGTCATGGTGAATTTGTGGTCTTTGTTGGACCCTCTGGTTGCGGTAAATCAACCTTACTGCGACTGATCGCCGGCCTTGAAGATATTACAGAAGGTGAAATTTATATTGGCGGCAAACTGGTCAACGATATTGATCCCGCTGAGCGTGGTGTCGCCATGGTATTCCAATCCTATGCCCTTTACCCGCATATGACGGTTGAAGAAAATATGGGCTTCGGCTTAAAAATGAACGGCCACACTAAAGAAACAATTTCTAAACAAGTCAACCTTGCGGCAAAGACATTACAGCTTGATGCACACCTTAAACGTAAACCAAAAGAGCTTTCCGGGGGACAGCGTCAACGTGTCGCCATTGGCCGTGCTATTGTTCGAGATCCTAAGGTATTCCTGTTTGATGAACCACTGTCTAACCTGGATGCTGAACTTCGTGTGGAAATGCGTTTGCAGATAGCCAAACTTCACCAAGAGCTGAAAAACACCATGGTTTACGTGACCCATGATCAAGTGGAAGCAATGACACTGGCAGACAAAATTGTGGTACTGCGTGAAGGTCGCATCGAACAAGTAGGCTCGCCATTACAGCTTTATCATAAACCAGTAAACGAATTTGTTGCAGGGTTTATCGGTTCTCCGAAGATGAACTTTATTCCAACAACGGTCACAGCCACATCTGATGATAGCATCACCTTGACCACCCCGGATAATCAGAAATTAATTATTCCTACACCGAAAACAGGTATAAATATTGGTGATCCCCTGACCTTTGGTATTCGACCTGAGCATCTGCTTATTCATGGGGAAGCCGAAATTAAGCTAACATTCAACAGTGAAGTCGTTGAGCGTTTGGGTAACAGCACCTATATGTATGGCCAATCTTCAGGCGTTGATGTCTTTACCGTGCACCTTCCTGGCGATCAAGAAGTTAAAAAATTCCAAACGCTGCAACTTAGCTGTACGAGCGACAATATTCATCTGTTTGACGGGAAAGGTATCTGTATCACGAGCTAAGCTTATCAGAAAGAATTAACTGCTTTATTTTAGCAATGTTAAGACGGGTTTTTATGTTTGAGCGAATTTTCAGAAGGTTCACTTTTTTGTTGTAAAATTGTCTTAATCTAATGGTTATAACAATACTGCTTTAGCAGTTACTGCCCTATTTTTTAATATAAAGTGTTGTTTAATAAAAGGTGATAATTGAAAGAATGTCACCTTTGACAATCGCTAAACAAGATTCAATATAAAGCAGAGCCGAATATCTACATTTTATTAAACGACAGAAGAGATAACATATGCGAAATAACCTTTCAGACTCAAAAATGGCCGCAGAGCTTATCACTGCGCTTGGTGGTGAGCAAAATATCGAACAACTCGATGCCTGTCTAACGCGTCTAAGAATTTCCGTTAAAGAAACAAAAAAGGTAGATCAAGCTCATCTGAAAGAACTAGGCGCGCTGGGGGTTGTGATCATTGGCAATATTATTCAAGTATTATTAGGCACTAAGTCCGACGATTATAGACAAGAGATGCAAAATTGGATGGATGCTAATCCAAAAATGGGGATTGGCGGTGATTTAGTGGGCGCATTTGGGGGTAAAGAAAATATCCTGGCACTGGATGCATGCCTAACGCGTCTCAGAGTGTTGGTTAAAAAAATAAAAGATGTAGATCAAGTGAAGTTAAAAGAACTGGGTGCTAATGGTGTGGTTGTTCAGAGTGCAGATAAAAAAATTCAAGTAATTTTTGGCAGAGAATCGAATGATCTTAAAGAAGCAATGAAAGATTGGATCAGGCAATAATTATTAAGTTAAGCTGAGAAACCCTTGCAAAAAAATGAGAGAATAGCAGCTATGCTGTTAGCCTCTCATTTTATACCCACTTCAATCCTTCATTTATTGATTGCCCTGCAATATTTTAACTGCATTACATTACTCTGTTAAAAATTCTTTGATTCGTATCATTACACCATCGTATAAAGCTATCGATGATCAACTTCTTTATTGGATTGTTTATACCAATATGTGCTTCGCATATTGTTAAGCAAAGCTGCTCAATTAAAACCGGATAAACCTAAAGTAATACTGCTGAAAATGTAAGAAAGCGCTGTTAATCTAAACAGCCCAACTACTTTTAATGGGTTATTTCAATAGCGACGCCGATGTTATAAAAGTAAAAGGGCTTGCAGATGAGTAGCCTAATGGCGACTCAATCCGCTTTATTTTTTGTTTGACTCATACAGGTTATTCAATAAGTAACTTTTCAATTTGCTTAAGCAGCACCTTAATTTTTTGCTCATTAGCCTGCGGGGGTCGATAAGCTTGCGTACTTTTTCGCTCAATCAACTCGGTCACAATAGACTCATGCCGGTAGGATTTTTTTGCTTTATCCGCCACGCTAAAGGCAAGTAAAACAGCGCGTTCGCCAATGGTTAAAAAGTCCTGCTTAATAGTGGTCAATGGTGGCGTGAAATAAGCGCTATCGACAGTATCATCGAAACCAATAACGGATACTTGCTGGGGTACGCTTAAATTAAATTCACTTAATGCCCTTAGTACACCCAGCGCCATTTGGTCATTGGCCACCAGCACACCGTCGAAATCGTGACCGTCGCTGAGCGCTTGACGCATGCACCGATAACCGCTGCTAGCTCGCCAGTCTCCTTCAAACTGATTAATAATTTTGCTGTCCGCATCCTCTTTTAAAACATCTAACCAGCCCTGCAGGCGAAGTCGCGATGCACTGGAGCCCTGAGGACCGTTAATGAATAATAGGCGTTTTCGGCACAACGATAGCATCAATTCAGCCGCTATTTTTGCACCATTATAGCTAGCGCCTGATACCGAGTTGACCTGGCTGTCTGGTGGCACATCAATAAACACAAAATGAATACTCGAATACTGCACAACCAACATTTCAGCATTATCACTGCTCAGTGGAATATTCATAATAATAAATTCCACACGTTGCGCTTTGAGATCATCGACTGCTGTCGTTATTTTATCAATAGCAGGATCAGCAATAACGGATAAGGAAGTACCGTAACCCAGATTTTTTGCCTGCTTACGCACACCATTGGCAAGCAATGATGCGCCATGTAACAAAATATCCAGGGTCACGAGACCAATCATTTTTGACTTTGCCCGCCCTAATATTTGCGCACCTTTATTAGGGATATATCCCAATTGTTTAATAGCCGCATTAACTTTCTCTCTGGTTTCAGGGGCAACGTTCAGCGAACCGTTGGTAACACGCGAAACAGTTTGCGTTGATACGTTAGCCAGCTCAGCTACGTCCTTAAATGTCACATTCATTATCTGCCTCCAACCCTCTTAAAATCATGAAAAATTATAATATTGATCCCTGCTCGAGACGAGCACTTAACACTGTATTGCTTGCAATTATAGCGTTCCTTATACACCAATAAACAATCGATAATCTTTATTTTTCTCTTTTTATTATGCAAAAAAAGATGAAGGAATTGTATAAAGACTCAAGCGATAACGACCTGACCGAGATCGGATCAACAGGGTCTGTTCTCGATCTGCAATCAGCACTCATTTTGTATCTCCAAAAATGGTAACGGAGAAAAATCAATGAGGTTGGCAATCTAAATAAATAGGCAGCCCAATGACTTTTAACTAAGTTAAGTGCTCGCATTTTTTTGCTATTAGTGTTCTGAATATCATGGGTAAAGAACGGCTTATTTGATGATACCTTTTCTGGTTAATTGATAAGTATCATTGAGTTGCCAGATGTAAAATCCACCAGCCTAAAACCCTTTTTACGTCCACTTGACTATACACTTTAAAGGCAGATATTCTGGAAAATATGTTTCCGAAAACAAAAAAAATGACGTAGCGCACAAAAAATAAAATTATACTTGATCTATAACACATTTTTTGGCGCATTAATTGTTTAAAAAAGGCAGTACGTGCCAATATCACCAAATATGTTTTCGCAAACAAAAAACCTAGAGGATCAAATGAAAAATATCATTCATCTTACCAGCAAAAACTGCAGCTTGATCATCAAGGTTGAAACTACCCCTGAAATTCTTCATTGGGGGCCAAAAATAAATCAGATTGATCCCGATATTCTGCTCGCTACCGAGCGGCCTATTCCCCAAGCGCGCCTTGATGTTGATGTGCCGCTTTCTTTATGTCCTGAGTTAGGCAGTGGTCATTTTAATGCACCCGGTCTGGAAGGTCATCGTGAAAGTTTTGATTGGGCCCCTGTTTTTGAAGTATTTGATCAGGATTTGGCAGCGCAGTCTGTCGTCTTTAAACTGCAGGATAAGGTTGCCAAACTGCAGTTAGAGATTGAAATAAAACTGGATTTTGAAAGTGATGTTATCCAAAAACGTATTAAAGTTATTAACACCGGTGAGACTAAATATTCTTTAACCAAGCTTTCTTCTACCCTGCCCCTGCCAAACCATGCTAATGAACTGATGTCTTTCCACGGTCGTTGGAGTCGTGAATTCCAAACCCATCGTCAACGTTTCGCGCACGGTGGTTTTATGCAGGAAAACCGTCGTGGTCGAACTTCTCACGAAAATTTTCCTGGTCTATTTGTCGGCAGCGATCATTTTAATGAACAAAATGGTCAAGTTTGGGGCTTTCATTTAGGTTGGAGTGGTAACCATCAACTGCGTGCGGATGTAAGAAGTGACGGTCGCCGTTTTGTGCAGGCGGGTGAATTATTACTCTCTGGAGAAGTTGTTTTAGGGGCATTAGAAAGTTATAGCACCCCCTGGTTATACGCAACTTACAGTGCAGCGGGTCTTAACGGTATTTCTGAGCACTTCCACCGTTTTGTGCGTGATAATATTATTAAATTCCCAGAGGATAAACCCCGTCCGGTGCACCTGAATACCTGGGAAGGTATCTATTTCGAGCATGATCCACAATACATTATGAAGATGGCGAATGAAGCCGCTGTAATGGGTGTTGAACGCTTTATTATTGATGATGGCTGGTTTATTGGGCGACATGGGGAACGTGCGGCACTCGGTGATTGGTACCTTGATAAGGAAAAATATCCAAATGGTTTAGAGCCCGTTATTAAACACGTCAACGATCTGGATATGGAGTTTGGTTTGTGGGTTGAGCCGGAAATGGTCAGCGAGGAATCAATGCTGTACCGCGCTCATCCGGATTGGGTTTTAGCGTTACAGGGTTACCATCAACCTTCTGGTCGCTGGCAATATGTGCTGGATTTACAAAATACAGCATGTTTCAACTACCTGTTTGAACGCTTAAACGATCTCTTAACACGTTACAATATCTCTTACCTAAAATGGGATATGAACCGTGAGTTAGTACAACCTGGACATCAGGGTAAACCGGCGGTCAGTGGGCAGACTAACGCCTTATACGCGTTGCTTGATAAATTATTAGCGGTCCACACGGAAGTTGAAATTGAATCCTGTTCATCGGGTGGCGGACGCATTGACTTTGAAATTCTCAAACGTACTCATCGTTTCTGGCCATCGGATTGTAATGATGCGTTAGAGCGTCAAACTATCCAACGCGGCATGAGCTACTTCTTCCCACCGGAAGTGATGGGCACCCATATCGGCCCGGAAGAAAGTCATACAACACGCCGTGTTCATCATATCAATATGCGCGGTATGACAGCATTAAGCGGGCACATGGGAGTGGAATTGGATCCTGTTAAAGTGCCGGTAGAGGAAAGACAAGCCTTTGCTAAATATATTGCACTGCATAAACAATACCGTCACTTATTACATAGCGGTCGCAGTTTCCGTGTCGATACTGCAGATAATAGTCAAAATATTTATGGCGTCCATAATAACGATGAAATGCTAATCACCGTCTGTCAATTAACCATGCCCGATTATGCACTGCCGTCACCACTGCGCATTAGCTGCATCGACACAACGGCTCAATATCAAGTTAACTTAGTTGAGACCCCTGAAAACAGCTTCCAATTAATGAAGCAACGCCCTAAATGGTTAGATAAAACCCTTACTTTAAGCGGTGAAAGCCTGAAAGAAATCGGGCTGAGCTTGCCTATTCTTGATCCGGAATCAGCGCTTATGCTGCACTTGAAAAAACGATAAAGCATTTATTGCCGGCTGCCTGATGGGGTAGCCATTTTTTATTGGTCTATTTTGACTATTGTGTTCGTAGCTTATATGCCTAATTTGTTGCTGCATTTTGACTCGCTAACGGGGTAACCTGCAACAATTAGTCCCATTAATATGCAAGGAATAGTCACCACCCTTATGGTCAGTAAACGCAATAACAGCGGTTTTCCTGCCGTATTTATAACCACCCACATTTGGGAGAATGTAGTATGAAAGTATTAGTGACAGGGGGAATGGGTTACATAGGGAGCTTGACCTGCATACAAATGATTGAAGCCGGTATCGAGCCTATTATTGTCGATAATTTAAGCAACAGTAAATTGACTGTATTAGATCGTATTGAAGCGTTAACGCAGATTCGCCCTCTTTTTTACCCAGGTGATGTTCGTGATCAGCATCTATTAGATCGTATTTTCAGCGAACACGATGTTGACTCGGTTATTCACTTTGCCGGGCTCAAATCCGTCGGTGAATCGGTACAGAAACCACTCGAGTACTATGATAACAATGTGAATGGATCGCTGGTGCTGGCTGGTGCGATGCGTAAAGCCTGTGTGAAAAGTTTAGTCTTTAGCTCATCAGCAACCGTTTATGGCGATCCGGCGGTCGTGCCGATCACTGAAAGCTCACCAACGGGTGCGACCACAAATCCCTACGGCCGCAGTAAATATATTGTTGAACAGTGCCTGTCTGACTTGTTTGCCGCAGAGCCCGATTGGAGCATTACCTTATTGCGTTATTTTAATCCTGTCGGCGCCCACCCATCGGGCACTATGGGTGAAGATCCAGAAGGGATTCCAAATAACTTAATGCCCTTTATTGCACAAGTTGCCGTTGGACGTCGTAAATCCTTAGCCGTCTTTGGTGATGATTACCCAACAGCAGATGGTACGGGTGTACGCGATTATATCCACGTCATGGATCTGGCAGACGGACATATTGCAGCACTTAAAGCCGTGGGCAAAAAAGCAGGCTTACATATTTACAATTTAGGCACAGGCAAAGGCAGCAGTGTTCTAGAAATGATCGATGCCTTTTCTAAGGCCTGCGGTAAACCTGTCGCTTATAATATTTTCCCGCGACGCGCCGGTGATATTGCGCAGTGCTGTGCTGATCCCCAAAAAGCACAAAAAGAGCTGGGCTGGAAGGCAAACCGCACAATCATGGAGATGACCAAAGATACCTGGCACTGGCAATCGAAGAATCCACAGGGTTACTCAAAAGCTTAACCCTTACTGGCCATTATTTTTACCTGCTATAAATATTCCCCACCCGCAATATTAGCGAGTGGTGCAGCATACAGAAGAGGACACTATGACAACCATCGCTTTCAACCCAATAGACCACCCGCACCGTCGTTATAATCCACTGACGGGGCAATGGATATTAGTCTCTCCGCACCGCGCAAAACGCCCCTGGAGTGGTCAAGATGAAGCACCTGCAACTGCAACATTAGCAAGTTACGATAAAGACTGTTTTTTATGTCCCACCAATGAACGCATTTCCGGTGATAAAAATCCGGATTACGTTGGCACTTATGTTTTTAACAATGACTTCGCGGCGTTAATGCCTGACAGCCCGAATGCACCTGTTTCTGCAAATCCATTGTTTAAAACGCAAGGCGTACGCGGGTTAAGTCGCGTTATCTGTTTTTCACCAGATCACAGTAAAACACTCCCTGAGCTGCCGGTGAATAAAAT is a window from the Psychromonas ingrahamii 37 genome containing:
- a CDS encoding carbohydrate ABC transporter permease yields the protein MKTTYPKSRLPSVRKKRRISAKLSPWLFLAPAMIIFSVYVLYPILSSISLSFYNWDGMGEKTWVGFGNYVELFDSDAFYTSLKNNLLWLIFYMLAPPLGLLIALFLNQQVKGIRIVKSLFFFPFVISQVVVGLVFAWFYDPSFGLFNIAIGALGFEPVAILANEDYVTFGIIAAGLWPQIAYCMILYMTGLNNLDAEQLEAARLDGAKRLKMLWYVVLPQLRPATFIAIVVTIIGALRSFDLVATMTAGGPWGSSSVLAYQMYEESIFNYRMGYGAAVSVVLFLIMDVYIAYFLWRMLRREK
- a CDS encoding glucose PTS transporter subunit EIIB; the encoded protein is MRNNLSDSKMAAELITALGGEQNIEQLDACLTRLRISVKETKKVDQAHLKELGALGVVIIGNIIQVLLGTKSDDYRQEMQNWMDANPKMGIGGDLVGAFGGKENILALDACLTRLRVLVKKIKDVDQVKLKELGANGVVVQSADKKIQVIFGRESNDLKEAMKDWIRQ
- a CDS encoding ABC transporter ATP-binding protein gives rise to the protein MEDITLKKVIKRFDDVQTIHGIDLEISHGEFVVFVGPSGCGKSTLLRLIAGLEDITEGEIYIGGKLVNDIDPAERGVAMVFQSYALYPHMTVEENMGFGLKMNGHTKETISKQVNLAAKTLQLDAHLKRKPKELSGGQRQRVAIGRAIVRDPKVFLFDEPLSNLDAELRVEMRLQIAKLHQELKNTMVYVTHDQVEAMTLADKIVVLREGRIEQVGSPLQLYHKPVNEFVAGFIGSPKMNFIPTTVTATSDDSITLTTPDNQKLIIPTPKTGINIGDPLTFGIRPEHLLIHGEAEIKLTFNSEVVERLGNSTYMYGQSSGVDVFTVHLPGDQEVKKFQTLQLSCTSDNIHLFDGKGICITS
- a CDS encoding carbohydrate ABC transporter permease, with product MFPKPIKKSGRFANISYRVALPISIVLWLLPLIAVMITSIRSIEDINKGNYWGWPESFNFIENYTEVFVSTSMGQYLLNSLLITLPAVAGAVALSTLAGFALAKYNFKGNVWIFAAFIGGNFVPFQILMIPVRDLTIDLGLYDTHWALIFFHIAFQAGFCTLFMRNFIVGIPDALIEAARVEGVSEWKIFWHIVLPLVRPALAALAVLVFTFIWNDFFWALVLVQSDEVRPVTAGLSSLQGQWLSSWQFMSAGAVVAAVPPVLLFFTMQRHFITGLTLGATKG
- a CDS encoding ABC transporter substrate-binding protein, coding for MKYVKHIAASAILTATLATSAYASTLVINSDASDPAPKEAWGEIISRFEVENPDITVKYNLYDHESYKTTIRNWLVTSPPDVVFWYAGNRMKTFVDRGLFEDVSDIWEKNDLQADFTSAAAAMTVDGKQYGVPYTYYQWGMYYRKDIFQKYDIAEPKTWDEFKSAAATLKKNEIAPFTIGTKFLWTAAGWFDYLNLRTNGLDFHIKLMEGKIAYTDPRVKKTFENWKEIVEPGYYLENHAAYSWQEAQPFLYNGQAAMYLIGNFITPSFPEELDGKMGFFQFPSIDPAIPMAEDAPMDTIHIPSKATNKVDARKFLEFVARAENQELINKKMLQIPTNNKAAVKDNEFLNTGVKMLNEAAGTAQFYDRDTDPAMAKAGMKGFQEFMVHPDRLDKILEQLEKVRQRVFK
- a CDS encoding LacI family DNA-binding transcriptional regulator, translating into MNVTFKDVAELANVSTQTVSRVTNGSLNVAPETREKVNAAIKQLGYIPNKGAQILGRAKSKMIGLVTLDILLHGASLLANGVRKQAKNLGYGTSLSVIADPAIDKITTAVDDLKAQRVEFIIMNIPLSSDNAEMLVVQYSSIHFVFIDVPPDSQVNSVSGASYNGAKIAAELMLSLCRKRLLFINGPQGSSASRLRLQGWLDVLKEDADSKIINQFEGDWRASSGYRCMRQALSDGHDFDGVLVANDQMALGVLRALSEFNLSVPQQVSVIGFDDTVDSAYFTPPLTTIKQDFLTIGERAVLLAFSVADKAKKSYRHESIVTELIERKSTQAYRPPQANEQKIKVLLKQIEKLLIE